In the Burkholderia glumae LMG 2196 = ATCC 33617 genome, one interval contains:
- a CDS encoding DUF2778 domain-containing protein has product MPVECTFALNKHSMSVLNCPGFGSVPAFSGNGRYINDPNSTAVSEKGPLPAGTYYIVDRQSGGHLGWLYDAAKDFALHTHRAEWFALYRNDGQIDDWTTINGIRRGHFRLHPVGRLGESDGCITLLSPAQFDRLRTFLKSQAAFQVPGTALKAYGRVTVR; this is encoded by the coding sequence ATGCCCGTGGAATGCACTTTCGCCTTGAACAAGCACAGCATGTCCGTGCTGAACTGCCCAGGTTTCGGCAGTGTCCCAGCCTTCTCTGGAAACGGCCGCTACATCAACGACCCGAACTCGACCGCCGTGTCGGAAAAAGGCCCGCTGCCCGCCGGCACCTACTACATCGTCGACCGGCAGAGTGGCGGCCACCTCGGCTGGCTCTATGACGCGGCGAAGGACTTCGCCCTGCACACGCATCGGGCCGAATGGTTCGCGCTGTACCGCAACGACGGGCAAATCGACGACTGGACGACAATAAACGGCATCCGCCGCGGGCATTTCCGCCTGCACCCGGTCGGCCGCCTCGGTGAAAGTGACGGCTGTATCACGCTGTTGAGCCCGGCGCAGTTCGACAGGCTCCGAACGTTCCTGAAATCCCAAGCTGCCTTTCAGGTCCCTGGTACAGCGCTCAAGGCATACGGTAGGGTCACGGTCCGATGA
- a CDS encoding TIGR00730 family Rossman fold protein — protein sequence MNKRKVIPSLRSLADQERATAKKARASWQMFTIMAEFIEATEYLSEIRPAVSIYGSARLKADSAHYQLATQIARKLSDAGFAVISGGGPGIMEAANQGAHAGKAPSVGLNIELPHEQSGNHYQDISLRFRHFFTRKVTFVKNSDAVVVMPGGFGTLDELSEVLTLIQTKKSRLVPIILVGSEFWQGLLQWFRDQLIPMGLINPDDMNLMQVIDDPDQVLEAVLAFYEDTGEDGSAQEKPGQGSDERGDDDRMFYL from the coding sequence ATGAATAAGAGAAAAGTGATTCCGAGCTTGCGTTCGCTCGCAGATCAAGAACGCGCGACGGCCAAGAAAGCCCGCGCATCGTGGCAGATGTTCACGATTATGGCAGAGTTTATCGAGGCGACCGAGTACCTGTCCGAGATCCGCCCCGCCGTCAGTATCTACGGTTCGGCACGCCTGAAGGCCGATTCTGCGCACTATCAGCTCGCCACCCAGATCGCGCGCAAGCTCTCCGACGCGGGCTTCGCGGTGATCTCCGGCGGCGGCCCCGGCATCATGGAAGCGGCGAACCAGGGCGCCCACGCCGGCAAGGCGCCGTCGGTGGGCCTCAACATCGAGTTGCCGCACGAACAGTCGGGCAACCACTACCAGGACATCTCGCTGCGCTTCCGCCATTTCTTCACGCGCAAGGTCACGTTCGTGAAGAACTCCGACGCGGTGGTCGTGATGCCGGGCGGCTTCGGCACGCTGGACGAGCTGTCCGAGGTGCTCACGCTGATCCAGACCAAGAAATCGCGCCTCGTGCCGATCATCCTGGTGGGCAGCGAGTTCTGGCAGGGCCTGCTGCAATGGTTCCGCGACCAGCTGATTCCGATGGGGCTGATCAATCCGGACGACATGAACCTGATGCAGGTGATCGACGATCCGGACCAGGTGCTGGAAGCCGTGCTCGCGTTCTACGAGGACACCGGCGAAGACGGCAGCGCGCAGGAAAAGCCCGGCCAGGGGAGCGACGAACGCGGCGACGACGACCGGATGTTCTATCTGTAA
- a CDS encoding IS110 family transposase, with protein MFYLGIDVAKAKLDCCLLDMTNGKRSTKVVANSRAGLTDLLGWLDKRHTEPSHVHVALEGTGVYHEMAACGLHDAGLSVSVVNPAQVRAFATGMGVRTKNDIVDSHVLARFAMHARPMRWSPPAPEARILQALMARREALAQDLQRERNRYEKAEITAPTALVLHSILETIEFLERHLASLQREIDDHIAAHPSLKANLMLLQSIPAVGPQVGRTLLAIMHARHFDSAQQLAAYLGLVPVQRQSGSSIQGPSRLSKAGPAKVRATLYMAAVVAKRYNPHIKTLCERLAARGKSTMSIIGAAMRKLVHLCFGVLKTRQPYRANYVAIA; from the coding sequence ATGTTCTACCTCGGTATTGATGTTGCCAAAGCCAAGCTGGATTGCTGCCTGCTGGACATGACAAACGGCAAGCGTAGTACGAAGGTTGTTGCCAATAGCCGAGCCGGCCTAACCGATCTGTTGGGCTGGTTGGACAAGAGACACACCGAGCCGAGCCACGTACATGTCGCGCTCGAAGGTACCGGCGTCTATCACGAGATGGCCGCGTGTGGCCTGCACGATGCCGGGCTCTCCGTGTCTGTCGTTAATCCTGCGCAGGTGCGTGCTTTTGCGACGGGAATGGGCGTGCGCACGAAGAACGACATTGTAGACAGCCACGTGTTAGCGCGCTTTGCGATGCACGCACGGCCAATGCGCTGGAGTCCTCCAGCGCCCGAGGCTCGCATACTTCAAGCACTGATGGCGCGCCGTGAAGCGCTTGCACAAGATCTTCAGCGTGAGCGCAACCGGTATGAGAAAGCGGAAATCACGGCTCCAACGGCGCTAGTCCTGCATTCGATTCTCGAGACGATCGAGTTTTTGGAACGCCATTTAGCCAGCCTGCAACGCGAGATCGATGATCACATTGCTGCCCATCCGAGCCTTAAAGCAAACTTGATGCTGCTGCAAAGTATCCCGGCAGTTGGTCCTCAGGTAGGCCGCACGCTGCTTGCCATCATGCACGCGCGCCACTTCGATTCTGCACAACAACTTGCGGCGTATCTCGGCCTGGTGCCGGTGCAGAGGCAGTCGGGATCGTCGATCCAGGGCCCTTCACGTTTATCGAAGGCCGGACCGGCCAAGGTACGGGCAACTCTCTACATGGCGGCCGTCGTCGCTAAACGCTATAACCCCCACATCAAGACATTGTGTGAACGCTTGGCAGCGCGTGGCAAATCCACCATGTCAATAATCGGCGCTGCAATGCGTAAGCTTGTGCATCTGTGTTTCGGCGTTCTGAAGACACGACAGCCTTATCGGGCGAACTACGTCGCAATCGCTTGA
- a CDS encoding NAD(P)/FAD-dependent oxidoreductase — MHRFIIIGGGAGGLELATRLGDRYGARGRREARAHVTLVDRHPTHIWKPLLHEVAAGSMDPFTQELEYAAQARWHGFEFQQGELISIDRGARRVLVAAVHDGDGLELMPERELEYDTLVIAIGSTTHFFGVEGAQQHAIALDTVSEAERFRKRLIAACIRAEHRVPEPAQPGVEPDRPQAAQPAEPAEPRVQVVIVGAGATGVELSAELRNTAQVLAAYGLHKLDPQRDVGIVLIESGPRILPALPERVANATAELLGKLGVRLMTGERVTEVAPGCVRTASGQSVRADLTVWAAGIKAPALLSQLDGLEVNRLGQLVVRQTLQTTLDDDVFALGDCAACAWPGNDRGVPPRAQAAHQQASFLLRALACRLERRPLPSFTYRDFGSLVSLGHFSAVGSLMGGLIGGNMLIEGLFARFMYMSLYRLHIAALHGYPRMMLDTVAHWLRRSTLPRVKLH; from the coding sequence ATGCATCGTTTCATCATCATAGGCGGCGGTGCCGGCGGGCTCGAACTCGCGACCCGGCTCGGCGACCGCTATGGCGCACGCGGCAGGCGCGAGGCCCGCGCCCACGTCACGCTCGTCGACCGTCATCCGACGCACATCTGGAAACCGCTGCTGCACGAGGTGGCCGCGGGCAGCATGGACCCTTTTACACAGGAGCTTGAATATGCGGCCCAGGCGCGCTGGCATGGCTTTGAGTTCCAGCAGGGCGAACTGATCTCGATCGACCGCGGGGCCCGCCGCGTCTTGGTGGCCGCCGTCCACGACGGCGACGGCCTCGAACTGATGCCCGAGCGCGAGCTCGAATACGACACGCTGGTGATCGCGATCGGCAGTACCACCCACTTCTTCGGTGTCGAGGGCGCGCAGCAGCACGCCATCGCGCTCGACACGGTGAGCGAGGCGGAGCGTTTTCGCAAGCGTCTGATCGCGGCCTGCATCCGCGCCGAGCATCGCGTGCCGGAGCCCGCGCAGCCCGGCGTCGAACCCGACCGGCCGCAGGCGGCTCAGCCGGCGGAGCCGGCCGAACCGCGCGTCCAGGTCGTGATCGTCGGGGCCGGCGCGACCGGCGTGGAGCTGTCCGCCGAGTTGCGCAATACCGCTCAGGTCCTGGCCGCGTATGGTCTGCACAAGCTCGACCCGCAGCGCGACGTCGGCATCGTGCTGATCGAGTCGGGGCCGCGCATCCTGCCCGCGCTGCCCGAGCGCGTGGCGAACGCGACGGCCGAACTACTCGGGAAACTCGGCGTGCGGCTGATGACGGGCGAGCGCGTGACCGAGGTCGCGCCGGGATGCGTGCGTACCGCGAGCGGCCAGTCGGTGCGCGCCGACCTGACGGTCTGGGCAGCCGGCATCAAGGCGCCGGCCTTGCTATCGCAGCTCGATGGCCTCGAGGTGAACCGGCTCGGCCAGCTCGTGGTGCGCCAGACGCTGCAGACCACGCTCGACGACGACGTGTTCGCGCTGGGCGATTGCGCCGCCTGCGCGTGGCCGGGTAACGATCGCGGCGTGCCGCCGCGCGCGCAGGCCGCGCACCAGCAGGCGAGCTTCCTGCTGCGTGCGCTGGCCTGCCGGCTCGAACGGCGGCCGCTGCCGTCATTCACCTATCGCGATTTCGGCTCGCTGGTGTCGCTCGGCCACTTCAGCGCAGTCGGCAGCCTGATGGGCGGCCTGATCGGCGGCAACATGCTGATCGAGGGCTTGTTCGCGCGCTTCATGTACATGTCGCTGTACCGGCTCCATATCGCTGCGCTGCATGGCTATCCCCGCATGATGCTCGACACCGTGGCGCACTGGCTGCGCCGCTCCACGCTGCCGCG
- the polA gene encoding DNA polymerase I → MPEERNLEGKTLLLVDGSSYLYRAYHAMPDLRGPGGEPTGALYGIINMLRRMRKEVRAEYSACVFDAKGKTFRDDLFVDYKANRPSMPPDLALQIEPIHEAVRALGWPLLMIEGVEADDVIGTLARAAEARGMKVVISTGDKDLAQLVTSHVTLVNTMTNELLDREGVIAKFGVPPERIVDYLSLIGDTVDNVPGVEKCGPKTAVKWLTQYETLDGIVEHAAEIKGVVGDNLRRALDFLPLARKLVTVETACELKPQVESIEASLATGAESRAALLPIFETYGFKTWRRELDAMPEDGAAAAAPEGIDPVPAAAEIERNYETVQTWAQFDAWLAKIDAAALTSFDTETTSLDPMVAQIVGLSLCTEPGSAAYVPVAHRGPDAPEQLPRDEVLAKLKPWLENPARKKVGQHLKYDAQVLANYDIALNGVEHDTLLESYVLESHRTHDMDSLALRHLGVKTIKYEDVAGKGAQQIGFDEVALDVAAAYAAEDADITLQLHRVMYPQVEREAGLKRVYTEIELPVSFVLRKMERTGVLIDSGRLEAQSREIAVRLVELEREAYALAGGEFNLGSPKQIGQIFFEKLQLPVVKKTPSGAPSTDEEVLQKLAEDYPLPKLLLEHRGLSKLKSTYTDKLPRMINASTGRVHTNYAQAVAVTGRLASNDPNLQNIPVRTAEGRRIREAFIAAPGCKIVSADYSQIELRIMAHISGDESLLRAFSQGEDIHRATAAEVFGVTPLEVSTDQRRIAKVINFGLIYGMSAFGLASNLGITRDAAKLYIDRYFARYPGVANYMETTRASAKAQGYVETVFGRRLWLPEINGGNGPRRQAAERAAINAPMQGTAADLIKLSMIAVDGWLERDGLRSRMIMQVHDELVLEVPDAELALVREKLPEMMSGVAKLKVPLVAEVGAGTNWEEAH, encoded by the coding sequence ATGCCTGAAGAACGGAACCTGGAAGGTAAAACCCTGCTATTGGTGGATGGTTCGAGCTATCTCTATCGGGCTTACCACGCAATGCCCGATTTGCGCGGGCCGGGTGGGGAGCCGACTGGCGCGCTCTACGGGATCATCAATATGCTGCGCCGCATGCGCAAGGAAGTCCGAGCAGAGTATAGCGCGTGCGTGTTCGATGCAAAGGGCAAAACGTTCCGCGACGATCTCTTCGTCGACTATAAGGCGAACCGTCCGTCGATGCCGCCCGATCTCGCGCTGCAGATCGAGCCGATCCACGAGGCCGTGCGTGCGCTCGGCTGGCCGCTCCTGATGATCGAGGGCGTGGAGGCCGACGACGTGATCGGCACGCTCGCGCGCGCGGCCGAGGCGCGCGGCATGAAGGTCGTGATCTCGACCGGCGACAAGGATCTCGCCCAACTCGTCACGAGCCACGTCACGCTCGTCAACACGATGACGAACGAGCTGCTCGATCGCGAGGGCGTGATCGCGAAGTTCGGCGTGCCACCCGAGCGCATCGTCGATTACCTGTCGCTGATCGGCGATACCGTCGACAACGTGCCCGGCGTCGAGAAGTGCGGCCCGAAGACGGCCGTCAAATGGCTCACGCAGTACGAGACGCTCGACGGCATCGTCGAGCATGCGGCCGAGATCAAGGGCGTGGTCGGCGACAACCTGCGCCGCGCGCTCGATTTCCTGCCGCTCGCGCGCAAGCTCGTGACGGTCGAGACGGCCTGCGAGCTGAAGCCGCAGGTCGAGTCGATCGAGGCGTCGCTCGCCACCGGTGCGGAGTCGCGCGCCGCGCTCTTGCCGATCTTCGAGACCTATGGCTTCAAGACCTGGCGGCGCGAACTCGACGCGATGCCCGAGGACGGCGCCGCCGCGGCCGCGCCCGAGGGCATCGACCCGGTGCCGGCCGCCGCCGAGATCGAGCGCAACTACGAAACCGTGCAGACCTGGGCGCAGTTCGACGCGTGGCTGGCGAAGATCGACGCGGCCGCGCTGACGTCGTTCGACACCGAGACGACCTCGCTCGATCCGATGGTCGCGCAGATCGTCGGCCTGTCCTTGTGCACCGAGCCCGGCAGCGCGGCCTACGTGCCGGTCGCGCATCGCGGCCCCGACGCGCCCGAGCAACTGCCGCGCGACGAGGTGCTCGCGAAGCTCAAGCCTTGGCTCGAAAATCCGGCGCGCAAGAAGGTCGGCCAGCATCTGAAGTATGACGCGCAGGTGCTCGCCAACTACGACATCGCGCTGAACGGCGTCGAGCACGATACGCTGCTCGAGTCCTACGTGCTCGAATCGCATCGCACGCACGACATGGACAGCCTCGCGCTGCGCCATCTCGGCGTCAAGACGATCAAGTACGAGGACGTGGCGGGCAAGGGGGCGCAGCAGATCGGCTTCGACGAGGTCGCGCTGGACGTGGCCGCCGCCTACGCCGCCGAGGACGCCGACATCACGCTGCAGCTGCACCGTGTGATGTATCCGCAGGTCGAGCGCGAAGCGGGCCTGAAGCGCGTCTATACCGAGATCGAGCTGCCCGTGTCGTTCGTGCTGCGCAAGATGGAGCGCACCGGCGTGCTGATCGACAGCGGCCGGCTCGAGGCACAGAGCCGCGAGATCGCGGTGCGGCTCGTCGAACTCGAACGCGAGGCCTATGCGCTCGCGGGCGGCGAGTTCAACCTCGGCTCGCCCAAACAGATCGGCCAAATCTTCTTCGAGAAGCTGCAGCTGCCGGTGGTGAAGAAGACGCCGAGCGGGGCGCCCTCCACCGACGAGGAGGTGCTGCAGAAGCTGGCCGAGGACTATCCGCTGCCGAAGCTGCTGCTCGAGCATCGCGGCCTGTCGAAGCTCAAGTCCACCTACACCGACAAGCTGCCGCGCATGATCAACGCGAGCACGGGGCGTGTCCACACCAACTATGCGCAGGCCGTGGCCGTGACGGGGCGGCTCGCGTCGAACGATCCGAATCTGCAGAACATCCCCGTGCGCACGGCCGAGGGCCGGCGCATTCGCGAGGCGTTCATCGCCGCGCCCGGCTGCAAGATCGTGTCGGCCGACTATTCACAGATCGAGCTGCGCATCATGGCGCACATCTCCGGCGACGAATCGCTGCTGCGCGCGTTCTCGCAGGGCGAGGACATCCACCGCGCGACCGCCGCCGAGGTGTTCGGCGTGACGCCGCTCGAAGTCAGCACCGACCAGCGCCGCATCGCCAAGGTCATCAACTTCGGCCTGATCTACGGGATGAGCGCGTTCGGTCTCGCCTCGAATCTCGGCATCACGCGCGACGCCGCCAAGCTCTACATCGACCGCTATTTCGCGCGTTATCCGGGCGTGGCGAACTACATGGAAACGACGCGCGCGTCGGCCAAGGCGCAGGGCTACGTCGAAACCGTGTTCGGCCGCCGCCTGTGGCTGCCCGAGATCAACGGCGGCAACGGCCCGCGCCGCCAGGCGGCCGAACGCGCCGCGATCAACGCGCCGATGCAGGGCACGGCCGCGGACCTGATCAAGCTGTCGATGATCGCCGTGGACGGCTGGCTCGAACGCGACGGCTTGCGTTCACGCATGATCATGCAGGTCCACGACGAACTCGTGCTCGAGGTGCCCGATGCCGAACTGGCGCTGGTGCGCGAGAAGCTGCCCGAGATGATGAGCGGCGTCGCCAAGCTGAAGGTGCCGCTGGTGGCCGAGGTCGGTGCCGGCACCAACTGGGAGGAGGCCCACTGA
- a CDS encoding FUSC family protein, whose product MLRHLLHRIRHVATARLRTLNVLAGAWSRRRPLWMVSFSINDASLSEGLRAACASTAMLVAGNLLHEPGFAWAAIGAFWTCLADAAGSNRTRFASMASFAVLSALCGGITAFASGIGTAAALLAVLVFTSLGALGRIWGAATAQVAILAATACVVMADRPMHDWHNGLAFLGVYLLGCVLAIVLSLTVWRIHPFAQSRAAVRGVYVRLADIARDASRLLTDAQQTQRAWEIHAAKYRSDARSALEAARRTLARMPVAKTDRRESYANLLIAVADGERWFAHLIAVAGVCQRGRQTLRDPRRAARVLAGIAELLHRTGDAIDEAPWERPDALQRRLRRFARGLDAALGESMTMALQLGPDPSDLAPSPRRQVSWTRSLRLVLARAWATLHANLSWKSIGLRHAARVAVATTLGFLVVRLLGVPFGYWTTMATLLILQPSIAGTWPRSVERAAGSIVGGLLAAAIGLAVHSPIGISLVVFPLVCATMALRPVSYSLFVLFLTPTFVLVADFAMPAASELSYALTRLGNNVLGCVIALVATFMLWPTREQIDIRGQLAAAIAANLRYLVDAIEAPGRASREAERLRREAGLASNNAEEAFNRIRLERLDDTRFDTAASTVLGLLRRMAGTAAYLRASVHGPRMEIDLVEWVAAASDDIDTMLATGRVPPCRPLPPREKLAQLEMDAVGQIALLQRLIGDLQLDDGPLARRGVAPARRVG is encoded by the coding sequence ATGCTTCGCCATCTACTCCATCGCATCAGGCACGTCGCCACGGCTCGCCTGAGGACGCTCAATGTGCTCGCGGGCGCCTGGTCGCGCCGCCGGCCCTTGTGGATGGTGTCGTTCTCGATCAATGACGCGAGCCTGTCGGAAGGACTGCGCGCCGCCTGTGCTTCGACGGCGATGCTGGTGGCCGGCAACCTGCTGCACGAGCCCGGGTTCGCCTGGGCCGCGATCGGCGCGTTCTGGACCTGCCTGGCCGACGCGGCGGGCTCGAACCGCACACGCTTCGCGTCGATGGCGAGTTTCGCGGTGCTGTCCGCGCTCTGCGGCGGCATCACCGCGTTTGCCTCCGGCATCGGCACCGCCGCCGCGCTGCTCGCGGTGCTGGTGTTCACCTCGCTCGGCGCGCTGGGACGGATCTGGGGCGCGGCCACCGCACAGGTTGCGATCCTGGCCGCGACCGCCTGCGTGGTGATGGCCGACCGGCCGATGCACGACTGGCACAACGGGCTCGCCTTCCTCGGCGTCTATTTGCTCGGCTGCGTGCTGGCGATCGTACTGAGCCTGACGGTCTGGCGCATCCATCCGTTCGCGCAGAGCCGTGCCGCGGTGCGCGGCGTCTACGTGCGGCTCGCCGACATCGCGCGCGACGCCTCGCGCCTGCTGACGGACGCGCAGCAGACGCAGCGGGCCTGGGAAATACACGCCGCGAAATACCGCTCCGACGCGCGCTCGGCGCTCGAGGCGGCGCGTCGCACGCTGGCCCGCATGCCGGTGGCGAAGACGGACCGGCGCGAGTCGTATGCGAACCTGCTGATCGCGGTGGCCGACGGCGAGCGCTGGTTTGCGCATCTGATCGCGGTGGCGGGCGTCTGCCAGCGGGGCCGCCAGACGCTGCGCGATCCGCGGCGTGCCGCGCGCGTGCTGGCCGGCATCGCCGAACTGCTGCATCGCACCGGCGACGCGATCGACGAGGCGCCGTGGGAGCGGCCCGACGCGTTGCAGCGCCGGCTGCGCCGCTTCGCGCGCGGGCTCGACGCGGCGCTCGGCGAATCGATGACGATGGCCTTGCAGCTGGGACCCGATCCGTCCGATCTCGCGCCGTCGCCGCGCCGGCAGGTGTCGTGGACGCGCAGCCTGCGCCTGGTGCTCGCGCGCGCCTGGGCGACGCTGCACGCGAACCTGTCATGGAAGTCGATCGGGCTGCGGCACGCGGCGCGCGTCGCGGTGGCCACCACGCTCGGCTTTCTGGTGGTGCGGCTGCTCGGCGTGCCGTTCGGCTACTGGACCACGATGGCGACGCTGCTGATCCTGCAGCCGTCGATCGCCGGCACCTGGCCGCGCAGTGTCGAGCGTGCCGCCGGCAGCATCGTCGGCGGCCTGCTGGCGGCTGCGATCGGGCTCGCCGTGCATTCGCCGATCGGCATCTCGCTGGTGGTGTTTCCGCTGGTCTGCGCGACCATGGCGCTACGGCCCGTCAGCTATAGTCTGTTCGTGCTGTTCCTCACGCCCACCTTCGTGCTGGTGGCCGACTTCGCGATGCCGGCCGCGAGCGAGCTGTCCTATGCGCTGACGCGGCTCGGCAACAACGTGCTCGGCTGCGTGATCGCGCTGGTCGCGACCTTCATGCTGTGGCCCACGCGCGAGCAGATCGACATTCGCGGCCAACTGGCCGCTGCGATCGCGGCGAACCTGCGCTATCTGGTCGACGCGATCGAGGCACCGGGCCGTGCGAGCCGCGAGGCCGAGCGCCTGCGCCGCGAGGCGGGGCTGGCCAGCAACAACGCGGAGGAGGCCTTCAACCGGATTCGGCTCGAACGGCTCGACGACACTCGTTTCGACACGGCCGCCTCGACGGTGCTGGGGCTGCTGCGCCGGATGGCCGGTACCGCCGCATACTTGCGCGCCAGCGTGCACGGGCCGCGCATGGAGATCGATCTGGTCGAATGGGTGGCCGCCGCGAGCGACGATATCGACACGATGCTCGCCACCGGCCGCGTGCCGCCGTGCCGTCCGCTGCCGCCGCGCGAGAAGCTCGCGCAGCTCGAGATGGACGCGGTCGGGCAGATCGCGCTGCTGCAGCGCCTGATCGGCGATCTGCAATTGGACGACGGGCCGCTCGCGCGGCGCGGCGTGGCGCCGGCGCGCCGCGTGGGCTGA